The genomic interval TTGATGATGGCCCCGCGCGTCCCCGGCGCCTGGAAGCCGATGAACAGCACCAGGTTCTTGGGGTCGGGCAGGCGCAGCATCAGGTGATGCAGGATGCGCCCGCCGGTGACCATCCCGCTGGACGAGACGATGATCACCGGGAAGGTAATGTCGTTGATCTTCTTCGACTCTTCCACGGTGGTGGCAAAGTGGAAGTTCTCCCAGGTGAGGGGCGAACCGTGCTTGCCGATGAGCTGCTTGGTCGAGTCGCTGTACTCCTCCGTATGTTTGAGGAAGATCTCGATGGCCTGGATGGCCATGGGGCTGTCGCAGTAGACGGGCAGGCGGGGTACCTCGCCGGCGTCCATCAGTTCCTTGAGCATGAAGACGAACTTCTGCGTGCGCTCCACCGCGAAGGCGGGGACCACCACCGAGCCGCCACGCTTCGCCGCCTCGCGGATGAGCTTGGCCAGCTCGGGGCGCGGGTCGGTGGTGGGATGCAGGCGGTTGCCGTAGGTGGACTCCATCACCACCAGGTCGGCGCTCTCGCCTTCGTAGGGCCCGGAGTGGACGACCTTGCCGGGAGCGATCTGGGCGTCGCGCACCCGCCCGATGTCCCCGCTGAAGAGCAGCCGGCGCGTGGCGCTGCCCGCCTTCAGCGCGACCTCGACCATGGACGACCCCAGAATGTGCGCCGCCCGCACGTAGCGGAAGCTGAGCCCGGGCGCCAGCTCCTTTACGCTCTCGAAGTCCACCTGCTTGAGGTAGCCCAGGCTCTGCTGCGCCTCCTCGAAGCTGTAGAGGGGCAGCGCGGGC from Terriglobales bacterium carries:
- a CDS encoding MBL fold metallo-hydrolase, with the protein product GGQGFQVLIDCGMFQGQKEWRERNWRDLPIPAREIDAVILTHAHLDHSGWIPRLVKQGFRGPIYATPPTVDLCQVLLPDSGHLQEEEAEYANKKKTSKHEPALPLYSFEEAQQSLGYLKQVDFESVKELAPGLSFRYVRAAHILGSSMVEVALKAGSATRRLLFSGDIGRVRDAQIAPGKVVHSGPYEGESADLVVMESTYGNRLHPTTDPRPELAKLIREAAKRGGSVVVPAFAVERTQKFVFMLKELMDAGEVPRLPVYCDSPMAIQAIEIFLKHTEEYSDSTKQLIGKHGSPLTWENFHFATTVEESKKINDITFPVIIVSSSGMVTGGRILHHLMLRLPDPKNLVLFIGFQAPGTRGAIIKSGAAAVRIFSQEVPIRAQVAALEQFSDHADTPELLEWLRTFKNKPATTYLVHGEPAASSALRMAMTSALGWKVEVAQWMQKVEVR